One window of Mesorhizobium loti R88b genomic DNA carries:
- a CDS encoding APC family permease — translation MTTALEPAIHGDRVSLLRVLGPAHVWALGVGIVLVGEFTGWNFSADKGGTLAALIVCWVVGLLYTSVAMIDSEVTSTVAAAGGQYAQAKHIVGPLMAFNVALFLVFAYTMLEVSDAILLGDTIVAKAGVEGLTHNSFIAATIVVLAWLNYRGVLMTLNVNFVITAIAYVSIVILFFSVSPWTQGAVLKLNELVTPGNALPYGWIGVIAAFQFGIWYYLGIEGTTQAAEEVRSPARSLPYGTMAGMITLLIAAAMTWYVCASLMPWEYLGITPYPLWDAGKLTGSPLLENLLFIATLLAAIASANGCINDAARAWFSLGRDRYLPSWFSAVHPKYRTPYRSILFLLPIALAFAFIADLNQAITFSILSGVLQYTFMSINIMMFRKKWPLGTIRRGYTHPFHPLPAIVLFCLCVVTFFAIFLGFGSQLSAMVAFYFLISVWFHFYRYKFVRRGDQFTMPWPKPQGY, via the coding sequence ATGACGACCGCGCTTGAACCGGCAATACACGGCGACAGGGTTTCGCTACTCAGGGTGCTCGGCCCGGCCCATGTTTGGGCGCTCGGCGTCGGCATCGTTCTGGTCGGCGAATTCACCGGCTGGAATTTTTCCGCCGACAAAGGTGGTACGCTGGCAGCCCTGATCGTGTGCTGGGTCGTGGGCCTGCTCTACACATCCGTCGCCATGATCGATTCCGAGGTCACGTCGACCGTTGCCGCCGCGGGCGGTCAATACGCCCAGGCCAAGCACATTGTCGGCCCACTGATGGCGTTCAACGTCGCGCTGTTCCTGGTCTTTGCCTACACGATGCTGGAAGTGTCCGACGCCATCCTGCTCGGCGACACGATCGTTGCCAAGGCAGGGGTCGAGGGGCTCACCCACAATTCCTTCATCGCCGCGACCATCGTGGTTCTGGCATGGCTCAACTATCGCGGCGTGCTGATGACGCTCAACGTCAATTTCGTCATCACCGCGATTGCCTATGTCTCCATCGTCATCCTGTTCTTCTCGGTCAGCCCGTGGACGCAAGGGGCGGTGCTGAAGCTCAATGAACTGGTCACGCCGGGCAATGCCCTGCCCTATGGCTGGATCGGCGTCATCGCCGCTTTCCAGTTCGGCATCTGGTATTATCTCGGGATTGAAGGCACCACGCAGGCTGCCGAGGAAGTGCGCTCACCCGCGCGCTCGCTGCCCTACGGCACGATGGCCGGCATGATCACGCTGCTCATCGCCGCCGCCATGACCTGGTATGTCTGCGCCTCGCTGATGCCATGGGAATATCTCGGCATCACGCCCTACCCGCTTTGGGACGCAGGTAAGCTCACCGGCAGCCCGCTGCTCGAAAACCTGCTGTTCATCGCGACGCTGCTCGCCGCCATCGCCTCGGCCAATGGCTGCATCAATGACGCGGCACGCGCCTGGTTCTCGCTTGGCCGTGACCGCTATCTGCCGAGCTGGTTCTCGGCGGTGCATCCGAAGTACCGCACACCCTACCGCTCGATCCTGTTCCTGCTGCCGATCGCGCTGGCCTTCGCCTTCATCGCCGACCTCAACCAAGCGATCACCTTCTCGATCCTGTCGGGCGTGCTGCAATACACCTTCATGAGCATCAACATCATGATGTTCCGCAAGAAGTGGCCGCTCGGCACGATCCGTCGTGGCTACACGCATCCGTTCCATCCGCTACCGGCGATCGTGCTGTTCTGCCTGTGCGTGGTCACCTTCTTCGCCATCTTCCTCGGCTTCGGTTCGCAGCTGAGCGCCATGGTCGCCTTCTATTTTCTGATCTCCGTGTGGTTCCATTTCTATCGCTACAAATTCGTGCGGCGCGGCGACCAGTTCACCATGCCGTGGCCGAAACCGCAGGGCTATTGA
- a CDS encoding class II glutamine amidotransferase: MCGIVGLFLKDKSLEPQLGAMLSEMLVSLSDRGPDSAGIAIYGAPSKNEAKITIQSAKPGRDFPGLDTELAKAIGVPVSIAVKSTHAVVRTSPDKIDEARETIQALRPDIRIMGAGDVVEIYKEVGLPEAVVDRFDVRKMTGTHGIGHTRMATESAVTTMGAHPFSTGADQCLVHNGSLSNHNNVRRELIREGMKFETENDTEVAAAYLSSQMAHGKNLGEALEGTLSDLDGFFTFVVGTKNGFGVVRDPIACKPAVMAETEQYVAFGSEYRALTKLPGIDNARVWEPEPATVYFWEH; this comes from the coding sequence ATGTGTGGAATTGTCGGACTGTTTTTGAAGGACAAGTCGCTGGAGCCGCAGCTCGGTGCGATGCTGTCGGAGATGCTGGTCTCGCTCAGCGATCGCGGCCCGGACAGCGCCGGCATCGCCATCTATGGCGCGCCCTCCAAGAATGAGGCCAAGATCACCATCCAGTCGGCGAAGCCGGGGCGCGATTTCCCTGGCCTCGATACCGAGCTTGCCAAGGCGATCGGCGTGCCGGTGAGCATCGCGGTGAAATCGACCCATGCTGTCGTCAGGACCAGCCCCGACAAGATCGATGAGGCCCGCGAGACCATTCAGGCGCTGCGCCCCGATATACGCATCATGGGTGCCGGCGACGTCGTCGAGATCTACAAGGAGGTCGGCCTGCCGGAGGCGGTCGTCGATCGCTTCGACGTTCGCAAGATGACCGGCACGCATGGCATCGGCCATACCCGCATGGCGACGGAATCGGCGGTGACGACGATGGGCGCGCATCCCTTCTCCACCGGCGCCGACCAGTGCCTGGTACACAATGGCTCGCTGTCCAACCACAACAATGTTCGCCGCGAACTGATCCGCGAGGGCATGAAATTCGAGACCGAGAACGACACCGAGGTGGCGGCCGCCTATCTCTCCTCACAGATGGCGCATGGCAAGAACCTCGGCGAAGCGCTGGAAGGCACGCTCTCCGACCTCGACGGTTTCTTCACCTTCGTCGTCGGCACCAAGAACGGCTTTGGCGTGGTACGCGACCCGATCGCCTGCAAGCCGGCCGTGATGGCCGAGACCGAGCAGTATGTCGCCTTCGGTTCGGAGTATCGCGCGCTGACCAAATTGCCCGGCATAGACAATGCGAGGGTCTGGGAACCGGAGCCCGCAACTGTCTATTTCTGGGAGCATTGA
- a CDS encoding sarcosine oxidase subunit beta family protein: MKYSIFSLARAALSGHKNWQRTWRDATPKDRYDVVIIGGGGHGLATAWFLASEYGIRNVAVLEKGWIGSGNAGRNTTIIRSNYGLPGNTGFYELSMKLWERMEQDLNYNSMVSQRGVINLYHSDAQRDAYARRGNTMRINGIDSELLDLAAVKKMMPFLNFDDARFPVQGGLLQRRGGTARHDAVVWGYAHAASELGVDIIQNCEVTGFVRDANGKVTGVGTSRGKIGAGKVGMAVAGSSSRVASMAGLRLPIESHVLQAFVSEAIKPLIPNVITFGAGHFYVSQSDKGGLVFGGDIDGYNSYAQRGNMPVMEDVCEGGMALMPMIGRVRLLRQWGGIMDMSMDGSPIIDKTPVDGLYLNAGWCYGGFKATPGSGFVFAHLLARDESHAEAARFRLDRFRSGAMIDEKGQGAQPNLH, encoded by the coding sequence ATGAAATATTCGATCTTCTCGCTCGCACGTGCCGCCCTTTCCGGCCACAAGAATTGGCAGCGCACCTGGCGTGACGCCACGCCGAAGGATCGCTACGACGTGGTGATCATCGGCGGTGGCGGCCATGGCCTGGCAACCGCCTGGTTCCTCGCCAGCGAATACGGCATCAGAAATGTCGCCGTGCTCGAAAAAGGCTGGATCGGCTCCGGCAATGCCGGCCGCAACACCACCATCATCCGCTCCAATTACGGCCTGCCCGGCAATACCGGCTTCTACGAATTGTCGATGAAGCTTTGGGAGCGGATGGAGCAGGATCTCAACTACAATTCGATGGTCAGCCAGCGCGGCGTCATCAACCTCTACCATTCCGATGCGCAGCGCGACGCCTATGCGCGGCGCGGCAACACCATGCGCATCAACGGCATCGATTCCGAACTGCTCGACTTGGCGGCGGTCAAGAAGATGATGCCGTTCCTGAACTTCGACGATGCGCGCTTTCCCGTGCAAGGCGGGCTGTTGCAGCGGCGCGGCGGCACGGCGCGGCACGACGCCGTGGTCTGGGGCTATGCCCATGCCGCAAGCGAACTCGGCGTCGACATCATCCAGAATTGCGAAGTCACCGGCTTCGTCAGGGATGCCAACGGCAAGGTGACAGGCGTCGGAACCTCGCGCGGCAAGATCGGCGCGGGAAAAGTCGGCATGGCCGTCGCCGGCAGCTCCTCGCGGGTTGCCTCGATGGCGGGCCTGCGTCTGCCGATCGAAAGCCACGTGCTACAAGCCTTCGTCTCCGAGGCGATCAAGCCTCTGATACCCAACGTCATCACCTTCGGCGCCGGCCATTTCTATGTCAGCCAGTCGGACAAGGGCGGGCTGGTCTTCGGCGGCGACATTGACGGATACAATTCCTATGCCCAACGCGGCAACATGCCTGTGATGGAGGATGTCTGCGAGGGTGGCATGGCGCTGATGCCGATGATCGGCCGCGTGCGTCTTTTGCGCCAGTGGGGTGGCATCATGGACATGTCGATGGACGGTTCCCCGATCATCGACAAGACGCCGGTCGACGGGCTCTATCTCAACGCCGGCTGGTGCTATGGCGGCTTCAAGGCGACGCCGGGATCAGGCTTCGTCTTTGCCCATCTTCTGGCCCGTGATGAATCGCATGCCGAAGCCGCGCGGTTCCGTCTCGACCGCTTCCGGTCCGGCGCCATGATCGACGAAAAGGGCCAGGGCGCCCAACCGAACCTGCACTGA
- a CDS encoding dimethylamine monooxygenase subunit DmmA family protein, producing the protein MAAKTIISRPIYGTLSPQPGKHHLFLADAEGALAIVDMARTAPPGFFDGAEIVFIPGPDGKHVGALEALKPAQFHQAPSFASLLPRLKQTLTNAHMGLRLYLAGTEGLIGQAMQVALEAGIDHTSMQTEHRGSLARRMQCVHCKGITENVTTQPATCAHCGLLLLVRDHYSRRLAAFQGVCINAEDRSEIPPIEEAFP; encoded by the coding sequence ATGGCAGCCAAGACCATCATCAGCCGGCCCATTTACGGAACCCTGTCTCCGCAGCCCGGCAAGCATCATCTTTTCCTGGCGGATGCGGAAGGCGCGCTGGCGATCGTTGATATGGCAAGGACGGCCCCGCCCGGCTTCTTCGACGGGGCCGAGATCGTCTTCATTCCCGGCCCTGACGGCAAGCATGTCGGCGCCCTCGAAGCGCTCAAACCAGCGCAGTTTCACCAGGCGCCATCCTTTGCCAGTTTGCTGCCCCGGCTGAAGCAGACGCTGACCAACGCCCATATGGGCCTGCGCCTCTACCTCGCCGGCACCGAAGGCTTGATCGGCCAGGCCATGCAGGTGGCCCTTGAAGCCGGCATCGACCACACCTCCATGCAGACAGAGCATCGCGGTTCGTTGGCGCGGCGCATGCAGTGCGTGCACTGCAAGGGCATCACCGAGAACGTGACGACGCAGCCGGCGACCTGCGCGCATTGCGGCCTCCTGCTCCTGGTGCGCGATCACTATTCCAGGCGCCTGGCCGCTTTCCAGGGCGTGTGCATCAATGCCGAGGATCGCTCGGAGATTCCTCCAATCGAGGAGGCCTTCCCATGA
- the glnT gene encoding type III glutamate--ammonia ligase, with the protein MGNDLAAFAKKNGVKYFMISYTDLFSGQRAKLVPAQAIADMQKDGAGFAGFATWLDLTPAHPDMLAVPDPDSVIQLPWKPEVAWVAANCIMDDKEVDQAPRNTLKRLIAEAASDGMHVKTGVEAEFFLISPDGKTISDEYDTASKPCYDQQAVMRRYDVIAEICDHMLALGWGAYQNDHEDANGQFEMNWAFDDALATADKHSFFKFMVKSIAEKHGLRATFMPKPFQGLTGNGCHAHISVWDKAGKTNVFADNAMELGLSAKGRNFLGGIMKHASALAAITNPTVNSYKRINAPRTISGATWAPNTVTWTGNNRTHMVRVPGPGRFELRLPDGAANPYLLQAVIIAAGLDGIRSKADPGKRYDIDMYQHGHTVKGAPKLPLNLLDALREFDKDKSLKAALGEEFSSAYLKLKHQEWNSYASHFTQWERDHTLDI; encoded by the coding sequence ATGGGGAACGATCTCGCCGCTTTCGCCAAAAAGAACGGCGTCAAGTATTTCATGATTTCCTACACTGACCTGTTCAGTGGGCAACGCGCTAAACTTGTTCCGGCGCAGGCCATTGCCGACATGCAGAAGGATGGCGCCGGCTTTGCCGGGTTCGCTACATGGCTTGATCTGACGCCGGCGCATCCCGACATGCTGGCGGTGCCGGATCCGGATTCGGTCATCCAGCTGCCGTGGAAGCCTGAGGTCGCCTGGGTCGCCGCCAACTGCATCATGGACGACAAGGAGGTCGACCAGGCACCGCGCAACACGCTGAAGCGGCTGATCGCCGAGGCCGCCAGCGACGGCATGCATGTGAAGACCGGCGTCGAGGCCGAGTTCTTCCTGATCTCGCCGGACGGCAAGACGATCTCCGACGAATACGATACCGCTTCAAAACCCTGCTACGATCAGCAAGCGGTGATGCGCCGCTACGATGTCATCGCCGAGATCTGCGACCACATGCTGGCGCTCGGCTGGGGCGCCTACCAGAACGACCATGAGGACGCCAACGGCCAGTTCGAGATGAACTGGGCCTTCGATGATGCGCTGGCGACCGCCGACAAGCACTCCTTTTTCAAATTCATGGTCAAGTCGATCGCCGAAAAGCACGGCCTGCGCGCGACCTTCATGCCCAAGCCTTTCCAGGGCCTGACCGGCAATGGCTGCCACGCCCATATCTCGGTGTGGGACAAGGCTGGGAAAACGAATGTCTTCGCCGACAATGCGATGGAGCTTGGCCTGTCGGCCAAGGGCAGGAATTTCCTAGGCGGCATCATGAAGCATGCCTCGGCTCTCGCCGCGATCACCAACCCGACCGTCAATTCCTACAAGCGCATCAACGCACCGCGCACCATCTCGGGCGCGACCTGGGCGCCGAACACGGTGACCTGGACCGGCAACAACCGCACCCATATGGTGCGCGTGCCCGGCCCCGGTCGCTTCGAGCTGCGCCTGCCCGATGGCGCCGCCAACCCCTATCTCTTGCAAGCGGTGATCATTGCCGCCGGCCTCGATGGCATCCGCTCCAAGGCTGATCCCGGCAAGCGCTACGACATCGACATGTACCAGCACGGCCACACAGTGAAGGGCGCGCCGAAACTGCCGCTCAACCTGCTCGACGCGTTGCGCGAGTTCGACAAGGACAAATCGCTCAAGGCGGCGCTGGGTGAGGAATTCTCGTCGGCCTATCTAAAGCTGAAGCATCAGGAATGGAATTCCTATGCTTCGCACTTCACGCAATGGGAGCGCGACCACACGTTGGACATCTAA
- a CDS encoding GXGXG domain-containing protein, with protein sequence MPATKLSKAAASDHASRVFDLDVSSLRELNQALHNLAPGSNETAWEVLHPKGSHSVAVGVDQPVSIDVRGSVGYYCGGMNSGSAITVHGSAGPGVGENMMSGSITVKGDASQYAGATGKGGLLVIEGNASSRCGISMKGIDIVVHGNIGHMSAFMAQSGNLVVLGDAGDALGDSIYEARLFVRGKVDSLGADCIAKEMRPEHLELLQGLLDRAGVTGVKPSEFKRYGSARTLYNFNIDNADAY encoded by the coding sequence ATGCCGGCAACCAAACTTTCAAAGGCGGCGGCGAGCGACCACGCCTCCCGGGTGTTCGACCTCGATGTGTCGTCGCTGCGCGAGCTCAACCAAGCGCTTCACAATCTGGCTCCTGGCTCGAATGAAACGGCATGGGAGGTCCTCCATCCGAAGGGCAGCCATTCCGTGGCCGTCGGTGTCGACCAGCCTGTCTCCATCGATGTACGCGGCAGCGTCGGCTATTACTGTGGCGGCATGAATTCCGGCAGCGCCATTACCGTTCATGGCTCGGCCGGCCCCGGCGTCGGCGAGAACATGATGTCGGGCTCGATAACCGTGAAAGGTGACGCCAGCCAATATGCCGGCGCCACCGGCAAGGGCGGACTGCTGGTCATCGAGGGCAATGCCTCGTCGCGCTGCGGCATTTCGATGAAGGGCATCGACATCGTCGTGCACGGCAATATCGGCCACATGTCCGCCTTCATGGCGCAGTCCGGCAACCTCGTGGTGCTGGGCGATGCCGGCGATGCGCTGGGCGATTCCATCTACGAAGCGCGGCTCTTCGTGCGCGGCAAGGTCGACAGCTTAGGGGCCGACTGTATCGCCAAGGAAATGCGGCCCGAGCATCTGGAGTTGCTGCAAGGCCTGCTCGACCGTGCCGGCGTGACAGGCGTCAAGCCGTCGGAGTTCAAGCGCTACGGCTCGGCACGCACGCTCTACAATTTCAATATCGACAACGCCGACGCGTATTGA
- a CDS encoding PDR/VanB family oxidoreductase, which yields MSTGTTKLDVVVSDVVPVNDLVTRFHFRRRDGELLPTFSGGAHVVVEMRDGERTRLNPYSLMGSPLDTREYTISVRRDDVGRGGSLFMHRSVKPGLEMVISYPVNLFSLDLRAKKHLMLAGGIGITPFMAQTAQLAGEGGNFELHYTCRTASLGTYADVLRERYDRRIRLYHDDREERIELDRLLSTQPLGTHLYVCGPAGMINWVRDRAASLGWPSEAVHFEHFAAPQPGLPFDVTLAVSGKTIRVGEQQSLLEAIEAAGVDPPYLCRGGVCGQCETNVISHDGKFIHNDHWLSEEEHRSGCKIMPCVSRFEGRSLVLER from the coding sequence ATGAGCACCGGCACCACCAAGCTCGATGTCGTCGTCAGCGATGTCGTTCCGGTCAACGATCTGGTCACCCGCTTCCATTTCCGCCGCCGTGACGGCGAGCTTCTGCCGACCTTCTCCGGCGGCGCCCATGTCGTGGTCGAGATGCGCGATGGCGAGCGCACAAGGCTCAATCCCTATTCGCTGATGGGGTCGCCGCTCGACACGCGCGAATACACCATCTCGGTGCGCCGCGACGATGTCGGCCGCGGCGGCTCGCTGTTCATGCATCGCTCCGTCAAGCCCGGGCTGGAGATGGTGATCAGCTATCCCGTCAACCTGTTCTCGCTCGACCTGCGCGCCAAAAAACACCTGATGCTGGCCGGTGGCATCGGCATCACGCCATTCATGGCGCAGACCGCGCAACTGGCGGGGGAGGGTGGCAATTTCGAACTGCACTACACCTGCCGCACCGCTTCGCTGGGCACCTATGCCGATGTGCTGCGAGAGCGCTACGACAGGCGCATCAGGCTCTACCACGACGACCGCGAGGAGCGCATCGAACTCGACCGTCTGCTGTCGACACAGCCGCTCGGCACGCATCTCTATGTCTGCGGTCCGGCCGGCATGATCAACTGGGTGCGTGACCGCGCAGCGAGCCTGGGTTGGCCGTCGGAGGCCGTGCATTTCGAGCATTTCGCCGCGCCCCAGCCCGGCCTGCCCTTCGATGTCACACTTGCCGTCAGCGGCAAGACCATCCGTGTCGGCGAGCAGCAGAGCTTGCTCGAAGCGATCGAGGCGGCCGGCGTCGATCCGCCCTATCTCTGCCGCGGCGGTGTCTGCGGCCAATGCGAGACCAACGTCATCTCTCATGACGGCAAGTTCATCCACAACGACCATTGGCTGAGCGAGGAAGAGCATCGCTCCGGCTGCAAGATCATGCCGTGCGTGTCGCGCTTCGAAGGCCGGTCGCTGGTGCTGGAGCGGTAG
- a CDS encoding FMN-binding glutamate synthase family protein, which produces MTYRNPPTTPRKSATFDDYTLSEIRRAAATGIYDIRGAGAKRKLPHFDDLLFLGASISRYPLEGYRERCDTSVVLGSRHAKKPIELKIPITIAGMSFGSLSGPAKEALGRGATLSGTSTTTGDGGMTEEERGHSKQLVYQYLPSRYGMNLRDLRRADAIEVVVGQGAKPGGGGMLLGQKISDRVAEMRTLPKGIDQRSASRHPDWTGPDDLEIKILELREITDWEKPIYVKVGGARPYYDTALAVKAGADVVVVDGMQGGTAATQEVFIENVGQPTLACIRPAVQALQDLGMHRKVQLIISGGIRNGADVAKALALGVDAVSIGTAALVALGDNDPRWEAEYNELGTTAGAYDDWHEGRDPAGITTQDPELMKRVDPVAAGRRLANYLKVMTLEAQTIARACGKNSLHNLEPEDLVALTIEAAAMAGVPLAGTNWIPGKNGF; this is translated from the coding sequence ATGACCTATCGCAACCCGCCGACGACGCCGCGCAAATCCGCGACCTTTGACGACTACACGCTTTCTGAAATCCGCCGCGCCGCGGCGACCGGCATCTATGATATCCGGGGCGCCGGCGCCAAGCGCAAGCTGCCGCATTTCGACGACCTTCTGTTCCTCGGCGCCTCGATCTCGCGCTATCCGCTCGAGGGCTATCGGGAGCGCTGCGACACATCAGTGGTGCTCGGTTCGCGCCACGCCAAGAAGCCGATCGAACTGAAGATCCCGATCACCATTGCCGGCATGAGTTTCGGCTCGCTGTCCGGCCCGGCCAAGGAAGCACTTGGGCGCGGCGCGACGCTGTCGGGCACCTCGACCACGACGGGCGATGGCGGCATGACCGAGGAAGAGCGCGGCCACTCCAAGCAGCTGGTCTATCAATACCTGCCCTCGCGCTACGGAATGAATTTGCGCGACTTGCGCCGCGCCGATGCGATCGAGGTGGTCGTCGGCCAGGGCGCCAAGCCCGGCGGTGGCGGCATGCTGCTTGGCCAGAAGATTTCCGATCGCGTCGCCGAAATGCGCACGCTGCCGAAAGGCATCGACCAGCGCTCCGCCTCACGCCATCCCGACTGGACCGGGCCTGACGATCTCGAAATCAAGATCCTCGAACTGCGCGAGATTACCGACTGGGAGAAACCGATCTACGTCAAGGTCGGCGGCGCCCGCCCCTACTATGACACAGCCCTTGCCGTGAAGGCCGGCGCCGATGTCGTCGTCGTCGACGGCATGCAAGGCGGCACGGCGGCGACGCAGGAAGTGTTCATCGAGAATGTCGGCCAGCCCACGCTCGCCTGTATCAGGCCGGCAGTGCAGGCGCTGCAGGATCTCGGCATGCATCGCAAGGTGCAGCTGATCATTTCGGGCGGCATCCGCAATGGCGCCGATGTGGCCAAAGCGCTGGCGCTCGGCGTCGACGCGGTCTCGATCGGTACGGCGGCGCTGGTCGCTCTCGGCGACAATGATCCCCGCTGGGAGGCGGAGTACAATGAGCTCGGCACGACAGCCGGCGCCTACGACGACTGGCATGAGGGCCGCGACCCCGCCGGCATCACCACGCAGGACCCGGAGTTGATGAAGCGTGTCGACCCGGTGGCCGCCGGACGCCGGCTGGCGAACTACCTCAAGGTGATGACGCTTGAGGCGCAGACGATCGCGCGTGCCTGCGGCAAGAACAGCCTGCACAATCTTGAACCCGAGGACCTTGTCGCGTTGACGATCGAGGCAGCCGCCATGGCCGGCGTTCCGCTGGCCGGCACCAACTGGATACCGGGGAAGAACGGCTTCTAA
- a CDS encoding aminomethyltransferase family protein, translating to MTASWRFSTLADRHRALGSKLEDWSGMGTAWTYDKDADEEYIAIRTKAGLMDVSGLKKVHITGPHASHLIDLATTRDVEKIYPGKSAYACMLNEAGKFTDDCILYRTGPNAWMVVHGSGTGHEELQRASVGRDVSLRFDDNLHDLSLQGPTAVDYLAKHVPGIRDLNYFHHMQTQLFGFPVMISRTGYTGERGYEIFCRGQDAGTIWDRILEEGKSAGIIPCRFTTLDMLRVESYLLFYPYDNSQKYPFENEGPGDTLWELGLDFTVSPGKTGFRGAEEHYRLKGKERFKIFGVLLDGKEPADEGAPVYRDGKKVGVVTCAMYSPLVKKSMGIARLDVDCAVKDTKLEIRNKSGSIKATAQPLPFDDPKKTKRTAKG from the coding sequence ATGACGGCATCCTGGAGATTTTCGACCCTAGCGGATCGCCACCGCGCGCTGGGTTCGAAGCTCGAAGACTGGAGCGGCATGGGGACCGCCTGGACTTACGACAAGGACGCTGACGAGGAATACATCGCCATCCGCACCAAGGCGGGGCTGATGGACGTTTCGGGCCTGAAGAAGGTCCACATCACAGGGCCGCACGCCTCGCATCTCATAGACCTCGCCACCACGCGCGACGTGGAAAAGATCTACCCCGGCAAATCAGCCTATGCATGCATGCTGAACGAAGCCGGCAAATTCACCGACGACTGCATCCTCTACCGCACCGGGCCGAACGCCTGGATGGTCGTGCATGGTTCGGGCACCGGCCATGAGGAATTGCAGCGCGCTTCCGTCGGCCGCGATGTCTCGCTGCGCTTCGACGACAATCTGCACGATCTGTCGTTGCAGGGGCCGACCGCGGTCGACTATCTCGCCAAGCATGTGCCGGGTATTCGCGACCTCAACTATTTCCATCACATGCAGACGCAGTTGTTCGGCTTCCCGGTGATGATCTCGCGCACCGGCTATACCGGCGAGCGCGGCTACGAGATCTTCTGCCGCGGCCAGGATGCCGGCACGATCTGGGACAGGATTCTTGAAGAGGGCAAGAGCGCCGGCATCATTCCATGCCGCTTCACCACGCTCGACATGTTGCGCGTCGAGAGCTACCTGCTGTTCTACCCCTACGACAATTCGCAAAAGTATCCGTTCGAGAATGAAGGCCCCGGCGACACGCTGTGGGAACTCGGCCTCGACTTCACCGTCAGCCCCGGCAAGACCGGCTTTCGCGGCGCCGAGGAGCACTATCGGCTGAAGGGCAAGGAGCGCTTCAAGATTTTTGGCGTGTTGCTCGACGGCAAGGAGCCGGCCGACGAAGGCGCGCCGGTCTATCGCGACGGCAAAAAGGTCGGCGTGGTGACCTGCGCCATGTATTCGCCGCTGGTCAAGAAATCGATGGGCATCGCCCGCCTCGACGTCGACTGCGCGGTCAAGGACACCAAGCTCGAAATCCGCAACAAGAGCGGATCGATCAAGGCGACGGCGCAGCCGCTTCCCTTCGACGATCCGAAGAAAACCAAACGCACCGCCAAGGGTTGA
- a CDS encoding heme-dependent oxidative N-demethylase family protein: MGITFRKETFRDDFTFKNSPEHIRRFPFPFHEDAYMYAVNIEPHVVGTKGSVLENLIDVDEHYVAEMQDRALVLAEDPLRCQSLPHMTLAGWDLLELLMEQQALGYPEHFTLTRNGDRWRWINRPLGIDDTFTFGDTSTLPYGPMEYITRQSQGDFCILDQRDGNLWMDAGMVTTQADWSLDFDIGMNFFEWHAPVPLAHEKGIFTRALKFLTNIQQGKPARRLNWTMTINPRLDTSPENYHKWGPDRTTVTPENVGDKVHLRVELQSFWRLPRSNGIVFPIRCYLIKMDELVTQPKWARRLHRVIRDLPDELATYKGLTRFRPTLVEWLSKLDDGSATSPGFGPD; encoded by the coding sequence ATGGGCATCACCTTTCGCAAGGAAACGTTCCGCGACGATTTCACCTTCAAGAACAGCCCGGAACACATCAGGCGGTTTCCGTTCCCGTTCCACGAAGACGCCTACATGTATGCGGTCAACATCGAGCCGCATGTCGTCGGCACCAAGGGCTCGGTGCTGGAAAACCTGATCGACGTCGACGAGCACTATGTTGCCGAGATGCAGGACCGTGCGCTGGTGCTGGCCGAGGATCCGCTGCGCTGCCAGTCGCTGCCGCATATGACGCTGGCCGGCTGGGACCTGCTGGAGCTTTTGATGGAACAGCAGGCGCTCGGCTATCCCGAGCATTTCACGCTGACACGCAACGGCGACCGCTGGCGCTGGATCAACCGGCCGCTCGGCATCGACGACACCTTTACCTTCGGCGACACCTCGACCCTGCCTTACGGGCCGATGGAATACATCACCCGCCAGAGCCAGGGCGATTTCTGCATCCTCGACCAGCGCGACGGCAATCTGTGGATGGATGCCGGCATGGTCACCACGCAAGCCGATTGGTCGCTCGATTTCGACATCGGCATGAATTTCTTCGAATGGCACGCGCCGGTGCCGCTGGCGCATGAGAAGGGGATTTTTACCAGGGCGCTGAAATTCCTCACCAACATCCAGCAGGGCAAGCCGGCGCGGCGCCTGAACTGGACGATGACCATCAATCCGCGTCTCGATACCAGCCCGGAAAACTACCACAAATGGGGACCGGATCGGACGACCGTGACGCCGGAGAATGTCGGCGACAAGGTGCATCTGCGCGTCGAGTTGCAAAGCTTCTGGCGGCTGCCGCGCTCCAACGGCATCGTCTTCCCGATCCGCTGCTATCTGATCAAGATGGACGAACTGGTGACGCAGCCGAAATGGGCACGCCGGCTTCACCGCGTCATCCGCGACCTGCCGGACGAACTCGCCACCTACAAGGGCCTGACGCGCTTTCGTCCGACATTGGTGGAATGGCTGTCGAAGCTCGATGATGGCAGTGCGACGTCACCGGGGTTTGGGCCGGACTAA